In Microbulbifer celer, a single window of DNA contains:
- a CDS encoding 5-oxoprolinase subunit C family protein — protein sequence MSLHIIQPGLQTSIQSVGRPGLMRWGVARGGAADTFAMALGNLLLGNPIAHPGIEVALTGPEIEFTTDVSIAVTGARFDLSHNENAVPNNAVLNMAAGDRLRFGALKSGARAYLALAAEIDLAPVFGSVSTHLISGFGGLHGRSLRTGDHVPLQHCRYVAPRELPPQFRLDYRTRPLIRVVPGCEAGYFSAEALSAFHHGGFAVSPQSNRMGIRLTGEPLATTDLPQLVSSALCPGTVQVPPNGLPIISFVEGQTIGGYPRIAHVISADLHRLGQLQANQRLDFEPVSAHSARRILKEKTQLLHELPAML from the coding sequence GTGAGTCTCCACATTATCCAGCCCGGCCTACAGACCAGTATCCAGAGCGTCGGCCGCCCCGGGTTGATGCGCTGGGGCGTCGCCCGCGGCGGTGCCGCGGACACCTTTGCCATGGCGCTAGGCAATTTACTGCTGGGGAATCCCATCGCGCACCCCGGTATCGAGGTGGCGTTGACCGGGCCGGAGATAGAGTTCACCACCGATGTTTCCATTGCGGTAACCGGTGCGCGCTTCGATCTTAGCCACAATGAAAACGCCGTACCCAATAACGCCGTGTTGAATATGGCTGCCGGCGACCGTCTGCGCTTCGGCGCCCTCAAATCCGGAGCCCGCGCCTATCTGGCACTCGCCGCCGAGATCGACCTCGCCCCGGTTTTCGGCAGTGTCTCAACCCATCTGATTAGCGGATTCGGAGGTTTACACGGCAGGTCTCTTCGAACCGGCGACCACGTCCCATTGCAACACTGCCGATACGTTGCGCCGCGGGAACTGCCACCGCAATTCCGCCTGGACTACCGGACGCGGCCGCTGATCCGCGTGGTCCCGGGCTGCGAGGCCGGGTATTTTTCTGCGGAGGCACTGAGCGCATTCCATCACGGTGGTTTTGCGGTGTCGCCTCAGAGCAACCGTATGGGGATTCGCCTCACCGGCGAGCCACTGGCAACCACAGATCTCCCCCAGCTCGTCTCTTCCGCGCTCTGCCCGGGCACCGTCCAGGTGCCGCCCAATGGCCTGCCGATTATCAGTTTCGTGGAGGGACAGACCATCGGCGGTTACCCGCGTATCGCCCACGTGATCAGCGCCGACCTGCATCGGCTGGGACAGCTGCAGGCCAACCAGCGGCTGGACTTTGAGCCGGTCAGCGCCCACAGCGCCCGACGTATCCTGAAAGAAAAAACACAGTTATTACACGAACTGCCCGCGATGTTGTAA
- the rpmD gene encoding 50S ribosomal protein L30: protein MAKKTIKVTQIKSIAGRLKNHQACVAGLGLRRIGHTVEVEDTPSVRGMINKVNYLLKVEGA from the coding sequence ATGGCTAAGAAGACCATCAAAGTCACCCAGATCAAAAGCATCGCTGGTCGCCTGAAAAACCATCAGGCATGTGTTGCGGGTCTGGGTCTGCGCCGTATCGGTCACACTGTGGAGGTGGAAGACACCCCCTCTGTGCGCGGCATGATCAATAAAGTGAACTATCTCCTAAAAGTGGAGGGGGCGTAA
- a CDS encoding DNA-directed RNA polymerase subunit alpha — protein sequence MQTAVNEFLTPRRIDVTEYNQNHAKVVLEPLERGFGHTLGNALRRILLSSMPGCAITEVEIDGVEHEYSAIEGVQEDVIEILLNLKEVAVVMHGKDQAVLSLSKKGPGAVTAGDIQVDHDIEIVNPEHVIANITGDVELNLRLTVARGRGYQPADARRDEEEESRAIGRLQLDASFGPVRRVSYSVESARVEQRTDLDKLVLDLETNGTLDPEEAIRRAATILQQQLAVFVDLEGEKDAQPETKEEEVDPVLLRPVDDLELTVRSANCLKAENIYYIGDLIQRTEVELLKTPNLGKKSLTEIKDVLASRGLSLGMRLENWPPASLKGDSKLSSL from the coding sequence ATGCAGACTGCTGTCAACGAGTTTTTGACACCTCGTCGTATTGACGTCACCGAGTACAACCAGAACCACGCGAAAGTAGTTCTGGAACCGCTGGAGCGTGGCTTCGGTCACACTCTCGGCAACGCACTGCGCCGCATCCTGCTGTCCTCTATGCCGGGTTGCGCCATCACTGAAGTCGAGATCGATGGTGTCGAGCACGAGTACAGCGCAATCGAAGGTGTGCAGGAAGACGTAATCGAAATCCTGCTGAACCTGAAAGAAGTTGCGGTGGTGATGCACGGCAAGGATCAAGCAGTGCTGAGCCTGAGCAAGAAAGGCCCGGGTGCGGTAACCGCTGGAGACATCCAGGTGGATCACGACATCGAAATCGTGAATCCAGAGCATGTGATCGCCAACATTACCGGCGATGTGGAACTCAACCTGCGACTCACCGTCGCGCGCGGCCGCGGCTACCAGCCCGCCGATGCGCGCCGTGACGAAGAGGAAGAGAGCCGCGCTATTGGCCGCCTGCAGTTGGACGCTTCTTTCGGTCCGGTTCGCCGTGTTTCCTACAGTGTGGAATCCGCGCGTGTAGAACAGCGCACCGACCTGGACAAGCTGGTACTGGATCTGGAGACCAACGGTACTCTGGATCCGGAGGAAGCCATCCGTCGCGCCGCCACGATTCTGCAGCAGCAGCTTGCAGTGTTTGTGGACCTGGAAGGCGAGAAAGATGCCCAGCCGGAAACCAAGGAAGAGGAAGTTGACCCGGTGCTGTTGCGCCCGGTAGACGACCTTGAACTGACTGTGCGTTCGGCTAACTGTCTGAAAGCAGAGAACATCTACTACATCGGTGACCTGATTCAGCGTACCGAAGTAGAACTGCTGAAGACTCCGAACCTGGGTAAGAAGTCCCTGACCGAAATCAAGGACGTTCTGGCTTCCCGCGGTCTTTCCCTGGGTATGCGCCTCGAGAACTGGCCACCGGCCAGCCTCAAAGGCGACAGCAAGCTGAGCTCCCTGTAA
- the rplR gene encoding 50S ribosomal protein L18 has product MNVKKQSRLRRARRARAKFRELGAVRLTVNRTPRHIYAQILSADGDKVLATASTLDKDLRESKTGNVDAAKAVGSLIAERAKAAGVEAVAFDRSGFKYHGRVKALADAAREAGLKF; this is encoded by the coding sequence ATGAACGTTAAGAAGCAATCTCGCTTGCGTCGTGCACGTCGTGCCCGCGCCAAGTTCCGTGAGCTGGGCGCCGTTCGCCTGACAGTGAACCGCACTCCCCGCCACATTTACGCACAGATCCTGTCTGCCGATGGCGACAAGGTATTGGCCACAGCCTCTACTCTGGACAAGGACCTGCGTGAAAGCAAAACCGGTAACGTCGACGCTGCAAAAGCTGTTGGCTCCCTGATCGCTGAGCGTGCCAAGGCCGCCGGTGTTGAAGCGGTAGCCTTCGATCGCAGCGGTTTCAAATACCATGGCCGTGTAAAGGCCCTGGCTGACGCTGCCCGTGAAGCCGGTCTGAAATTCTAA
- the rpsE gene encoding 30S ribosomal protein S5 — protein MAREKDKSNDEGLQEKLVQVNRVAKTVKGGRIFAFTALTVVGDGNGRVGFGRGKAREVPVAIQKAMEAARRNMIQVDLNGDTIQYATNGRHGGSKVYMQPASQGTGVIAGGAMRSVLEMAGVHNVLAKCYGSTNPVNVVRATFSALGQMNSPEDVAAKRGKSVEEILN, from the coding sequence ATGGCTAGAGAGAAAGACAAAAGCAACGACGAAGGCCTGCAGGAGAAGCTGGTCCAGGTCAATCGCGTTGCTAAGACTGTAAAAGGTGGCCGCATTTTCGCGTTCACCGCGCTGACCGTAGTTGGCGATGGCAATGGCCGTGTCGGCTTTGGTCGTGGCAAGGCGCGTGAAGTGCCTGTCGCGATTCAAAAGGCGATGGAAGCCGCGCGTCGCAACATGATCCAGGTAGACCTGAACGGTGACACTATTCAGTACGCTACCAATGGTCGCCACGGTGGTTCCAAGGTATACATGCAGCCCGCTTCCCAGGGTACCGGCGTTATTGCCGGCGGTGCGATGCGCTCCGTACTGGAAATGGCTGGCGTCCACAACGTACTGGCCAAGTGCTACGGCTCTACCAACCCGGTAAACGTCGTTCGCGCTACTTTCAGTGCGCTGGGCCAGATGAACAGCCCGGAAGACGTTGCTGCCAAGCGTGGCAAGTCTGTGGAAGAAATCCTGAACTGA
- the rpsH gene encoding 30S ribosomal protein S8 produces the protein MSMQDPLADMLTRVRNALGRGKGSVSMPSSKLKVAVAHVLKDEGYVTDVAVSEGAKPELTIELKYFQGKPVIAELDRVSRPGLRNYAGKKALPSVRGGLGIAIVSTSKGVMTDRAARQAGIGGEVLCTVF, from the coding sequence ATGAGTATGCAAGATCCGTTGGCAGATATGCTGACCCGTGTCCGCAACGCCCTGGGCCGCGGCAAGGGCAGTGTTTCTATGCCTTCTTCAAAACTGAAAGTAGCCGTAGCCCACGTACTGAAAGACGAGGGTTACGTTACTGACGTGGCCGTCAGTGAAGGCGCCAAGCCTGAACTGACCATTGAGTTGAAATACTTCCAGGGTAAGCCGGTAATTGCTGAGCTGGATCGTGTTTCACGTCCTGGCCTGCGTAACTACGCCGGTAAAAAAGCGCTGCCTTCTGTTCGCGGCGGTCTGGGTATTGCGATCGTCTCCACCTCTAAAGGTGTGATGACCGATCGTGCGGCCCGTCAGGCCGGTATCGGCGGCGAAGTGCTTTGCACCGTATTCTAA
- the secY gene encoding preprotein translocase subunit SecY produces the protein MARPGSGVNSLGNGKGLGELWARLRFLFLAILVYRIGTHIPVPGIDPEKLANLFNQNQGTILGLFNMFSGGALERMSILALGIMPYISASIIMQLMTAVTPSLEALKKEGDAGRRKINQYTRYLTVLLALIQGIGMTFGLAGQNLAYSAEPAFGFYFVAVVSLVTGAVFMMWLGEQITERGVGNGISMLIFAGIVAGLPSAIGQAFEQARQGELHILMLLAIGFVALAVVYFVVVMERGQRRITINHARRQAGRYSQAPAAQSSHLPLKVNMAGVIPVIFASSILLFPATLAQWFGQGGEGIGAQILQWMALQLGPGQPLNIILFALLIGFFCFFYTALMFNPNEVADNLKKSGAYVPGIRPGEQTARYIDTVLTRLTLVGACYIALVSLLPQFLVVGLNIPFYLGGTSLLIVVVVVMDFMAQVQSHLLSHQYEGLMKKANLQGYGRR, from the coding sequence ATGGCACGACCAGGATCTGGTGTTAACTCCCTGGGCAACGGCAAGGGATTAGGCGAGCTTTGGGCTCGCCTTCGTTTTCTGTTTCTCGCGATACTTGTATATCGCATAGGGACCCATATTCCGGTGCCCGGTATTGATCCGGAAAAGCTGGCGAACCTGTTTAATCAGAACCAGGGCACGATCCTGGGCCTGTTCAACATGTTCTCTGGTGGCGCACTGGAGCGGATGAGTATTCTTGCGCTCGGCATCATGCCTTACATCTCCGCGTCCATCATCATGCAGTTGATGACCGCGGTAACACCTTCACTGGAGGCGTTGAAGAAAGAAGGCGATGCCGGTCGGCGTAAGATCAACCAGTACACTCGTTATCTTACGGTGTTGCTGGCACTGATCCAGGGTATCGGCATGACCTTCGGGCTTGCCGGTCAGAACCTGGCTTACTCCGCGGAACCCGCATTTGGCTTCTACTTTGTAGCGGTCGTCTCGCTGGTAACCGGTGCTGTGTTCATGATGTGGCTGGGTGAGCAGATCACCGAGCGCGGTGTTGGCAACGGCATCTCTATGCTGATTTTTGCCGGTATCGTCGCGGGACTGCCCAGTGCAATTGGCCAGGCATTCGAACAGGCGCGTCAGGGTGAGTTACATATCCTGATGTTGCTGGCCATCGGCTTTGTGGCGCTGGCAGTGGTGTACTTCGTGGTGGTGATGGAGCGCGGTCAGCGCCGAATCACTATCAACCACGCGCGTCGCCAGGCCGGTCGCTACTCCCAGGCGCCCGCTGCACAGTCCAGTCATCTGCCTCTGAAGGTCAATATGGCCGGTGTAATTCCGGTGATCTTCGCCAGCAGTATCCTGCTGTTCCCCGCCACATTGGCGCAGTGGTTCGGTCAGGGTGGTGAAGGTATTGGTGCTCAGATCCTGCAGTGGATGGCACTGCAGCTGGGCCCTGGACAGCCGCTGAACATTATTCTGTTTGCGCTGTTGATCGGTTTCTTCTGTTTCTTCTACACGGCGTTGATGTTCAACCCCAATGAAGTTGCAGATAACCTGAAGAAATCCGGTGCTTATGTACCCGGTATCCGCCCTGGTGAGCAGACTGCACGTTATATCGATACCGTGCTTACGCGTCTGACACTGGTTGGTGCTTGCTATATCGCACTGGTATCCCTGCTGCCGCAGTTCCTGGTAGTCGGGCTGAACATTCCGTTCTATCTGGGCGGGACTTCGCTGCTGATCGTTGTGGTCGTAGTGATGGACTTTATGGCTCAGGTGCAATCGCACTTGCTGTCTCACCAGTATGAAGGGTTGATGAAGAAGGCAAATCTGCAAGGCTACGGCCGCCGTTGA
- the rpsD gene encoding 30S ribosomal protein S4, with the protein MARYIGPKCKLSRREGTDLQLKSGVRPHESKCRAETKPGVHGAGRGRLSDYGVQLREKQKVRRIYGVLEKQFRNYYKEAARLKGATGENLLQLLEKRLDNVVYRMGFGSTRSEARQLVAHKAILVNGSTVNIPSYQVKEGDVIAIREKAKKQMRIQNSVSLAAQRGDVEWVDVNASKLEGTFKRVPDRVDLPAEINENLIVELYSK; encoded by the coding sequence ATGGCACGATATATTGGACCAAAATGTAAGCTTTCCCGTCGGGAAGGTACCGATCTTCAGCTGAAAAGTGGCGTTCGCCCGCACGAATCTAAGTGCCGTGCGGAAACCAAACCGGGTGTACACGGCGCCGGTCGCGGCCGTCTGTCAGACTACGGTGTTCAGCTGCGTGAAAAGCAGAAAGTTCGTCGTATTTACGGCGTGCTGGAAAAGCAGTTCCGTAACTACTATAAGGAAGCGGCACGCCTGAAAGGGGCAACTGGTGAAAACCTGCTGCAACTGCTGGAAAAACGCCTCGATAACGTGGTTTACCGCATGGGCTTCGGCTCTACGCGTTCTGAAGCACGTCAGCTGGTTGCCCACAAGGCGATCCTGGTAAACGGTAGCACCGTGAACATCCCTTCCTATCAAGTTAAGGAAGGTGACGTCATCGCGATCCGTGAAAAAGCCAAAAAGCAGATGCGTATCCAGAACTCCGTTTCCCTCGCTGCACAGCGTGGTGACGTTGAGTGGGTAGACGTGAACGCGAGCAAGCTGGAAGGTACCTTCAAGCGTGTTCCCGATCGCGTGGATCTGCCGGCAGAGATCAACGAAAACCTTATTGTGGAACTCTACTCCAAGTAA
- the rplF gene encoding 50S ribosomal protein L6: MSRVANDPVQIPAGVSIDLKGQDIAVKGGNGNLNFNIHSDVEVKQEENQLTFAARNGSKAARALAGTTRALVNNMVVGVSQGFEKKLQLNGVGYRAKASGKSVNLTLGFSHPVDYALPEGVTAETPSQTEIVLKSSDKQLLGQVAAEIRAFRPPEPYKGKGVRYAEERVYRKEAKKK, encoded by the coding sequence ATGTCTCGAGTAGCAAATGATCCAGTTCAGATCCCCGCTGGCGTATCCATTGACCTCAAAGGTCAGGATATCGCTGTAAAAGGTGGTAACGGCAATCTGAACTTCAATATCCACTCTGATGTGGAAGTTAAGCAGGAAGAGAACCAGCTGACCTTTGCTGCGCGCAATGGCTCCAAAGCCGCGCGTGCACTGGCGGGTACTACCCGTGCGCTGGTTAACAACATGGTGGTCGGTGTCAGTCAGGGTTTCGAAAAGAAACTGCAGCTGAACGGTGTAGGTTACCGTGCGAAAGCATCCGGTAAGTCCGTTAACCTGACTCTCGGTTTTTCTCACCCGGTAGACTATGCACTGCCGGAAGGCGTTACCGCCGAGACTCCGAGCCAGACTGAAATCGTACTGAAGAGCAGCGACAAGCAGCTGTTAGGTCAAGTGGCCGCTGAGATCCGCGCGTTCCGTCCGCCGGAGCCCTACAAAGGTAAGGGTGTCCGTTACGCCGAAGAACGCGTGTATCGCAAAGAGGCCAAGAAGAAGTAA
- a CDS encoding DUF1315 family protein translates to MFQSLDDLLKILNPQIVGSLKRAIELGKWPNGVALTEQQKSLCGEAVAYWESANVPQEAQVGYVPPKPPPCGDENEETERRLNWV, encoded by the coding sequence ATGTTCCAGTCGTTGGATGATTTGCTGAAAATCCTGAACCCCCAGATTGTGGGCAGCCTAAAGCGCGCGATTGAGTTGGGGAAGTGGCCCAATGGCGTCGCCCTGACCGAACAGCAGAAGTCCCTGTGCGGCGAGGCGGTGGCCTACTGGGAAAGCGCAAATGTGCCACAGGAGGCGCAAGTGGGTTATGTGCCACCGAAGCCCCCCCCCTGCGGTGACGAGAATGAGGAAACTGAGCGGCGCCTCAACTGGGTATAG
- the rpsK gene encoding 30S ribosomal protein S11, producing the protein MAKPKTTVRKKVKKTVVDGVAHVHASFNNTIVTITDRQGNTLSWATAGGSGFRGSRKSTPFAAQVAAERAGTAAQEYGLKNLDVEVKGPGPGRESAVRALNNCGYKITNITDVTPIPHNGCRPPKKRRV; encoded by the coding sequence ATGGCTAAGCCAAAAACTACTGTTCGCAAAAAGGTCAAAAAGACCGTTGTCGACGGTGTTGCCCACGTCCACGCATCGTTCAACAACACGATCGTTACGATCACTGATCGTCAGGGTAACACTCTCAGCTGGGCTACCGCTGGTGGCTCCGGCTTCCGAGGCTCTCGTAAGAGCACGCCTTTCGCAGCCCAGGTTGCCGCCGAGCGCGCAGGTACTGCCGCTCAGGAGTACGGCCTGAAAAACCTTGATGTCGAAGTTAAGGGCCCTGGCCCGGGCCGTGAATCAGCTGTTCGCGCCCTGAATAACTGCGGCTACAAGATCACCAACATCACCGACGTGACGCCTATCCCGCATAATGGATGTCGTCCGCCCAAGAAACGTCGCGTGTAA
- the pxpB gene encoding 5-oxoprolinase subunit PxpB — protein MPGSFTKRTFELQTNGDSALDIRFADAPGPDLSETIIALAQAIESASIPGVTELVPAYQCLTVCFDLLQLPDDGAGTQRLVDTLNELVRVQLTQPSPVAGPRYQIKIPVCYAPEFAPDMQALSNHVGLPADQVIRRHSATDYLVHMLGFTPGFLYLGGLDKQLHCPRKDRPTLNVPAGSVGIGGGQTGIYPQQTPGGWQIIGRTPLALFRPQRDPAFIARPLDRIRFVAISAQQFAETDPFAEPEKIPIDTAETDLANAGNIQKSRGARR, from the coding sequence ATGCCCGGATCATTTACAAAGCGTACATTCGAGCTGCAGACCAACGGCGATAGCGCTCTGGATATCCGCTTTGCGGATGCCCCCGGCCCGGACCTGAGCGAAACGATTATCGCCCTGGCGCAGGCCATCGAGTCGGCGTCCATTCCCGGGGTTACCGAACTGGTCCCCGCTTATCAGTGTCTGACGGTTTGCTTTGATCTTTTGCAATTGCCGGATGATGGCGCGGGCACGCAGCGTCTTGTCGACACACTGAATGAACTGGTGCGCGTACAACTGACACAACCATCGCCGGTTGCGGGCCCGCGCTACCAGATCAAAATTCCGGTCTGCTATGCCCCCGAATTTGCCCCGGACATGCAAGCACTCAGCAACCACGTTGGGCTCCCTGCCGACCAGGTCATCCGACGCCACAGCGCGACCGACTACCTCGTGCACATGCTGGGTTTTACCCCGGGGTTTCTCTATCTCGGCGGACTGGACAAGCAACTGCACTGCCCGCGCAAGGACCGCCCAACATTGAATGTCCCGGCAGGCTCGGTGGGTATCGGTGGTGGCCAGACTGGCATCTATCCACAGCAGACGCCCGGGGGCTGGCAAATCATCGGCCGCACTCCACTGGCACTGTTTCGCCCACAACGGGACCCGGCATTTATCGCGCGGCCGCTGGATCGGATCCGGTTCGTGGCCATCAGTGCACAGCAGTTCGCAGAAACAGATCCGTTTGCCGAGCCGGAGAAAATACCGATCGATACCGCCGAAACCGATCTGGCCAATGCGGGGAATATACAGAAAAGCCGGGGGGCAAGACGGTGA
- the rpmJ gene encoding 50S ribosomal protein L36 gives MKVRASVKKICRNCKIVRRKGVLRVICSAEPRHKQRQG, from the coding sequence ATGAAAGTACGCGCTTCTGTTAAAAAGATCTGCCGTAACTGCAAAATCGTACGTCGCAAAGGCGTTCTGCGGGTAATCTGCAGCGCCGAGCCGCGTCATAAGCAGCGGCAGGGCTGA
- the rplQ gene encoding 50S ribosomal protein L17 translates to MRHRYSGRKFSRTSAHRKSMFKNMTASLVEHELIKTTLPKAKELRRVAEPLITLAKKDSVANRRLAFARLRDKDAVRKLFDELGPRYEARPGGYIRIMKCGFRAGDKAPMAYVELVDRPVADESAEAAEA, encoded by the coding sequence ATGCGTCATCGCTATAGTGGCCGTAAATTCAGTCGTACCAGCGCCCACCGCAAATCCATGTTCAAGAACATGACTGCTTCTCTGGTGGAGCACGAACTGATCAAAACCACACTGCCGAAAGCCAAGGAGCTGCGTCGCGTCGCCGAACCGCTGATTACCCTGGCCAAGAAAGACAGTGTTGCTAACCGTCGTCTGGCGTTTGCCCGTCTCCGTGATAAGGATGCCGTGCGCAAGCTGTTTGACGAGCTGGGTCCCCGTTACGAAGCCCGTCCGGGCGGTTACATCCGCATTATGAAATGCGGTTTCCGTGCAGGCGACAAGGCACCAATGGCTTATGTTGAGCTGGTAGATCGTCCGGTAGCGGACGAGTCTGCGGAAGCAGCAGAAGCCTGA
- the rplO gene encoding 50S ribosomal protein L15 → MRLNELSPAEGHKHDAKRVGRGIGSGLGKTGGRGHKGQKSRSGGSVRPGFEGGQMPLQKRLPKYGFSSRVGRFVAEVRLAELAKVEGDTIDLAALKNADIIGSHIKRAKVFLSGELTKAVTVKGLGVTKGAKAAIEAAGGKVED, encoded by the coding sequence ATGCGTTTGAATGAACTGTCTCCCGCTGAAGGTCACAAGCACGACGCCAAGCGCGTTGGTCGCGGTATCGGTAGCGGCCTGGGTAAAACCGGCGGTCGCGGCCACAAGGGCCAGAAGTCCCGTTCCGGCGGTAGTGTACGTCCGGGCTTCGAAGGCGGTCAGATGCCTTTGCAGAAGCGCCTGCCGAAGTATGGTTTCTCCTCGCGCGTTGGCCGTTTTGTGGCCGAAGTACGTCTGGCGGAACTGGCAAAGGTAGAAGGTGACACGATTGATTTGGCAGCGCTTAAAAATGCCGATATTATCGGCAGCCACATTAAACGCGCCAAAGTGTTCCTTTCTGGTGAGCTGACCAAAGCGGTTACCGTTAAAGGTCTGGGTGTCACCAAAGGTGCTAAAGCAGCCATTGAAGCTGCTGGCGGAAAAGTAGAAGACTAA
- the rpsM gene encoding 30S ribosomal protein S13 translates to MARIAGVNVPDHKHAVISLTHIFGVGRTTAKSILAATGIAESTKIRDLSEDQIESIRGEVAKLTVEGDLRREVSMSIKRLMDLGCFRGLRHRRSLPLRGQRTKTNARTRKGPRKPIRK, encoded by the coding sequence ATGGCACGTATTGCTGGTGTCAATGTACCAGACCACAAGCACGCCGTGATCTCCCTGACCCATATTTTTGGGGTCGGTCGCACCACGGCCAAGTCTATTCTGGCAGCGACTGGTATCGCTGAATCCACTAAAATTCGCGACCTGTCTGAAGATCAGATCGAGTCCATTCGCGGTGAAGTTGCAAAACTGACCGTAGAAGGTGATCTGCGTCGTGAAGTATCCATGAGCATCAAGCGTTTGATGGACCTGGGTTGCTTCCGCGGTCTGCGTCATCGTCGCAGCCTGCCGCTTCGCGGTCAGCGCACCAAGACTAACGCTCGTACCCGTAAGGGACCGCGTAAGCCGATTCGTAAGTAA
- a CDS encoding serine hydrolase — MLLRRLICGALGYVIAVSVHAQEWQTNVEEFGEHLVASGAVPGMAIAVVQGEQIIYRHSFGVADIHTGRKVDDDTYFYIASSTKALTATAAALKAAHGHLDLDKPVTNYLPELAGSEWESRRVTLAELLSMRHGMKDDWPVVLRTAYTGNYTRSKLIDLLGSYQPSENGKSFHYDNLGYNVIGLVLGGKEKQGWKQVVHSEVLAPLGMNQTTSKLTELKIEQVAMPHNIASIPTNRLTLLKDDENLHAAGGHFSTASSLARFVSAHINLGTFQGEQLLPAAPLHLTQRVHAKQDRKFGDYQRTGWGYGWDIGRYEGELLLHRFGAFPGYRTHMSFMPEHGVGVVVLANASTPAVDLMANLVYETLLKKEGAQARFLDKLKVLEQRLAGYRERYAKHLEERKQRAAPLAHPLEAYTGSYDNPELGVMTWRLNGNYLEVQMGVAHSPAEIYDAKVNAFRIEITGGGRVAHFLVDESGSITGLRFLEREFKRRL, encoded by the coding sequence ATGCTATTAAGGAGACTTATCTGCGGCGCGCTGGGCTACGTCATCGCAGTTTCCGTGCATGCGCAGGAATGGCAGACCAACGTCGAAGAATTCGGCGAACACTTGGTGGCTAGCGGGGCTGTCCCGGGCATGGCGATCGCCGTTGTCCAGGGAGAACAAATTATTTACCGCCACAGTTTCGGTGTGGCAGACATCCATACAGGCCGAAAGGTGGACGATGACACCTACTTCTACATTGCCTCCAGCACCAAAGCCCTGACAGCCACAGCGGCGGCACTGAAAGCAGCGCACGGCCATCTCGATCTCGACAAACCCGTTACCAACTACCTACCAGAATTAGCAGGATCTGAATGGGAGTCACGGCGAGTCACCCTGGCTGAGCTTCTCTCCATGCGACACGGCATGAAAGACGATTGGCCGGTCGTGCTACGCACCGCCTACACCGGCAATTACACCCGCTCCAAACTCATTGACCTTCTCGGCAGCTACCAGCCATCCGAAAACGGCAAGTCATTTCACTACGACAATCTTGGCTACAACGTCATCGGGCTAGTATTAGGTGGAAAAGAGAAGCAAGGATGGAAACAAGTGGTTCACTCGGAAGTACTGGCACCTTTAGGCATGAACCAGACTACGTCAAAGCTTACGGAGTTAAAAATAGAGCAAGTCGCGATGCCGCATAACATCGCCAGCATCCCTACCAACCGCCTGACACTGCTCAAGGATGATGAGAATTTGCATGCCGCCGGCGGTCATTTCTCTACGGCATCCAGCCTGGCACGTTTTGTATCCGCCCATATCAACCTCGGTACATTTCAAGGCGAGCAGCTCCTGCCGGCGGCCCCCCTCCACTTAACCCAGAGAGTACACGCCAAACAGGATCGAAAGTTCGGTGATTACCAGCGCACCGGATGGGGATATGGTTGGGATATAGGCCGCTATGAAGGTGAGCTGTTACTACACCGTTTCGGCGCCTTTCCGGGATACAGGACCCATATGTCATTTATGCCGGAACACGGCGTAGGTGTAGTGGTTCTCGCCAACGCTTCGACGCCCGCGGTAGATTTGATGGCAAACTTAGTCTACGAAACGCTGCTGAAAAAAGAGGGGGCGCAAGCACGCTTCTTAGACAAACTGAAAGTTCTGGAGCAGAGACTGGCAGGCTACCGAGAGCGATATGCGAAGCACCTGGAGGAGCGCAAACAGCGTGCCGCGCCACTCGCTCACCCTCTGGAGGCCTATACCGGCAGCTATGACAATCCGGAACTGGGCGTAATGACCTGGCGCCTCAACGGGAACTACCTGGAGGTACAAATGGGGGTCGCCCACTCACCCGCCGAAATCTACGACGCGAAAGTGAATGCCTTCCGTATCGAAATTACCGGCGGCGGCCGCGTGGCGCACTTTCTGGTCGACGAGTCCGGTAGCATCACCGGACTACGCTTCCTGGAGCGGGAATTTAAAAGGCGGCTCTGA